One part of the Nitrosophilus kaiyonis genome encodes these proteins:
- the ruvC gene encoding crossover junction endodeoxyribonuclease RuvC, with product MNILGIDPGSKNLGYAIINFDKSSLKLVEAGLIKIKQDTLQYQISQLIEGLDLVLKNHKIDEVAVEDIFFAYNPKTVLKLAQFRGALSLRILQIHGNFSEYTPLQVKKALTGKAKAKKEQVAFMVKKILGIKKEIKPLDITDAMAVAITHAQRVKFNQ from the coding sequence TTGAATATTTTAGGAATTGATCCTGGTAGTAAAAATTTAGGTTATGCAATTATTAATTTTGATAAGAGTTCCCTAAAATTGGTAGAAGCAGGACTTATAAAAATAAAGCAAGATACTTTACAATATCAAATTTCTCAACTTATTGAAGGTTTAGATCTTGTTTTAAAAAATCACAAAATAGATGAGGTTGCTGTTGAAGATATCTTTTTTGCGTACAATCCAAAAACAGTTTTAAAGCTTGCTCAATTTAGAGGAGCTCTTTCACTTAGAATTTTACAAATTCATGGAAATTTTAGTGAATATACACCTTTGCAGGTAAAAAAAGCTCTCACTGGAAAAGCAAAAGCAAAAAAAGAGCAAGTTGCTTTTATGGTAAAGAAAATTTTAGGAATAAAAAAAGAGATAAAGCCTTTAGATATCACTGATGCAATGGCAGTAGCTATTACA
- the dnaA gene encoding chromosomal replication initiator protein DnaA codes for MLADNILEMLKDEISNIEYERYIKQLKFDEKSSKSDFLVYKAQNPLIANWVKTKYSKKIAQLYEIKTGVKPKVEIVVTKFDKKRKKIIPKETQKNTSSTKLNPSYTFENFVVGSSNQFAYTAALSVAEKPGQLYNPLFIYGGVGLGKTHLLQAIGNYNLDRGKAVIYTTIEQFMNDFTYHLRNQTMDRFREKYRQCDLLLIDDVQFLSRKEQTQEEFFHTFNELHNKSKQIVLTSDKHPKLIAGLEDRLKSRFEWGLIADIQPPELETKIAIIKKKCELDGISLGDDVVNYLATTMDNNIREIEGTIIKLNAYASLMNQKITLDFAKSVLKEQIKEQQENITMDDIIRVVSKELNIKPSEIKSKSRSRQIVNARRIVMYLARNLTPNSMPALAQYFGMKDHTSVSHAMKKINEIMEKDENFKVQIEELTNKIKHS; via the coding sequence ATGTTAGCAGATAATATTTTAGAGATGTTAAAAGATGAAATATCAAATATTGAATATGAAAGATATATTAAACAGCTTAAGTTTGATGAAAAATCTTCAAAAAGCGATTTTTTAGTATATAAAGCACAAAATCCGCTTATTGCAAATTGGGTAAAAACAAAATATTCAAAAAAGATAGCTCAACTATATGAGATAAAAACAGGAGTAAAACCAAAAGTTGAAATAGTAGTAACAAAATTTGATAAAAAAAGAAAAAAAATAATTCCAAAAGAGACACAAAAAAATACATCTAGTACTAAACTAAATCCATCATATACCTTTGAAAATTTTGTTGTAGGAAGTTCAAACCAATTTGCCTATACGGCTGCTTTAAGTGTAGCTGAAAAACCAGGACAGCTATATAATCCTCTTTTTATATATGGAGGAGTTGGACTTGGAAAAACACACCTTTTACAGGCAATTGGAAACTATAATTTAGATAGAGGAAAAGCTGTTATTTATACAACAATAGAGCAGTTTATGAATGATTTTACATATCATCTTAGAAACCAAACAATGGATAGATTTAGAGAAAAATATAGACAATGTGATCTTCTTTTAATTGATGATGTTCAATTTTTAAGTAGAAAAGAGCAAACTCAAGAGGAGTTTTTTCACACATTCAACGAACTTCATAATAAATCAAAACAGATAGTATTAACAAGTGATAAGCATCCAAAACTCATAGCTGGACTTGAAGATAGACTAAAAAGCAGATTTGAATGGGGTTTGATTGCAGATATTCAACCTCCTGAACTTGAAACAAAAATAGCTATAATTAAGAAAAAATGCGAACTTGATGGAATAAGTTTAGGAGATGATGTTGTAAACTACCTTGCAACAACAATGGATAATAATATTCGTGAAATTGAAGGTACTATTATTAAACTAAACGCATATGCATCTTTAATGAATCAAAAAATTACTCTAGATTTTGCAAAAAGTGTTTTAAAAGAGCAAATAAAAGAGCAACAAGAAAATATAACAATGGATGATATTATAAGAGTTGTATCTAAAGAACTAAATATAAAACCTAGTGAAATTAAAAGTAAATCAAGAAGCAGACAGATTGTTAATGCAAGAAGAATTGTTATGTATCTAGCAAGAAATTTAACACCAAATTCAATGCCAGCATTAGCACAATATTTTGGCATGAAAGATCACACTTCTGTAAGCCATGCTATGAAAAAGATAAATGAAATTATGGAAAAAGATGAAAATTTTAAAGTTCAAATTGAGGAGTTAACAAACAAAATTAAACATTCATAA
- the dnaN gene encoding DNA polymerase III subunit beta produces the protein MKISIQKSILEQTLSQMQPFLEKKDTSQITSHIYLEADDNTLTLKGTDYEIGLKTKINDVNVIEKGKATANGKKLLDIVRILKDNEITLEQKDDHLFIKQGHSKFKLPIFDPEEYPTFPSTQNLPNISLNSVEFITSLKKITPAIDTNNPKFELNGALIDIKENLINLVATDTRRLAIVKLKNSPDTTLSLIIPRKAILEIQKLFLENINLFYDETNLIIKSDNYLFFTKLINGKFPDYERIIPNSLKYELNLPKDKMVEAIKQITTISNEIKLTFLKDRIIFKSLSEENIEAQTEIEVQTPFEEKFVMAVNSRFLLDFLNNIDGNNFIMGINESELPFLLKNENFITIIMPIVI, from the coding sequence ATGAAAATCTCTATACAAAAAAGTATATTGGAACAGACTCTTAGTCAAATGCAGCCTTTTTTAGAAAAAAAAGATACAAGTCAAATAACTTCTCATATTTATCTAGAAGCAGATGATAATACCCTAACACTAAAAGGAACAGATTATGAGATAGGATTAAAAACCAAAATAAATGATGTAAATGTTATAGAAAAAGGAAAAGCAACAGCAAATGGAAAAAAACTACTTGATATTGTTAGAATATTAAAAGATAATGAAATAACTCTAGAACAAAAAGATGATCACCTTTTTATAAAACAGGGACATTCAAAATTCAAACTCCCAATATTTGATCCAGAGGAATATCCAACTTTTCCATCAACACAAAATCTTCCAAACATCTCATTAAACAGTGTTGAGTTTATAACATCTCTTAAAAAAATAACCCCTGCAATTGACACAAACAATCCAAAATTTGAGCTTAATGGTGCTTTAATAGATATAAAAGAGAATTTAATAAACTTAGTTGCTACAGACACTAGAAGATTAGCAATAGTAAAACTTAAAAATTCTCCTGATACAACACTATCTCTTATTATTCCAAGAAAAGCTATTTTAGAGATTCAAAAACTATTTTTGGAAAATATAAATCTATTCTATGATGAAACAAATTTAATTATAAAATCTGATAATTATCTATTTTTCACAAAACTAATAAATGGAAAATTTCCAGATTATGAAAGAATTATTCCAAATAGTTTAAAATATGAACTAAACCTGCCTAAAGATAAAATGGTTGAAGCAATAAAACAGATTACTACTATTTCAAATGAGATAAAACTAACATTTTTAAAAGATAGAATTATTTTTAAAAGCTTAAGTGAAGAAAATATTGAAGCACAAACAGAAATTGAAGTTCAAACTCCATTTGAAGAAAAATTTGTAATGGCCGTAAATAGTAGATTTTTACTTGATTTTTTAAATAATATTGATGGCAATAATTTTATAATGGGAATAAATGAATCAGAGCTTCCTTTCCTTTTAAAAAATGAAAATTTCATAACAATTATTATGCCAATAGTAATATAA
- the gyrB gene encoding DNA topoisomerase (ATP-hydrolyzing) subunit B, whose product MEKNYGAEKIKVLKGLEAVRKRPGMYIGDTNINGLHHLIYEVVDNSIDEAMAGYCNKIEITLTKDGSAIISDNGRGIPVDIHPTEKIPAATVVLTVLHAGGKFEKDAYKVSGGLHGVGVSVVNALSKKLIMTIKRDGKIYRQEFEKGIPITDLVIIGDTNRTGTTIEFWPDEEIFETVDFKYEILARRFKELAYLNPNITISFKDERSGKKEVYHFEGGLKQFVEDLNRKNAITTPFLISEKIEDIEVDIALMYNDGYDERVLSFVNNIRTPEGGTHESGFRAGLTRAISNYISQNASAKEKNVKITGDDVREGLVAVVSVKVPEPQFEGQTKGKLGSSYVRPLVQKLTYEKLTKYFEENPIEAKAIMNKALAAARGREAAKKARELVRRKDAMTVGTLPGKLADCQSKDPSISELFLVEGDSAGGSAKQGRDRVFQAILPLKGKILNVEKARLDKILKSDEIKNMITALGCGIGEEFDENKLRYHKIIIMTDADVDGSHIQTLLLTFFFRFLKPIVEKGYLYIAQPPLYRYKKGKKEVYLKDDEELNEYLIENGIDSLEVEDIGKYDLIDFFKLVAHYRMILKEIEKRYSLIEVVRFLIENRDLLALGNRDLYKKIEEFLNGLNFNILSSNINEEKIHLYVQTDEGLEEIIIDDELFTNPFYVEAVYIHEKIEERIPDSLKEKDLIELLEKVEKSAKKGAYIQRYKGLGEMNPEQLWETTMDPENRRLLRVTVENAETASEVFSLFMGDEVEPRKKYIEEHAKDVKHLDV is encoded by the coding sequence ATGGAAAAAAATTATGGTGCAGAAAAAATAAAAGTTTTAAAAGGTCTTGAAGCTGTTAGAAAAAGACCTGGTATGTATATTGGTGATACCAATATAAATGGCCTACATCATCTCATCTATGAAGTTGTTGATAATTCAATAGATGAGGCTATGGCTGGATATTGTAATAAAATAGAAATAACTTTAACAAAAGATGGAAGTGCAATAATAAGTGATAATGGTAGAGGTATTCCTGTTGATATCCATCCAACTGAAAAGATTCCAGCCGCAACTGTTGTTTTAACTGTTCTTCATGCTGGTGGAAAATTTGAAAAAGATGCATATAAAGTAAGTGGTGGTTTACATGGTGTTGGAGTTAGTGTTGTAAATGCTCTTTCTAAAAAACTAATAATGACTATTAAAAGAGATGGGAAAATATATCGTCAAGAGTTTGAAAAAGGTATCCCAATTACAGATTTAGTAATTATTGGAGATACAAATAGAACAGGAACAACAATAGAATTTTGGCCAGATGAAGAGATTTTTGAAACAGTTGATTTTAAATATGAGATTCTTGCTAGAAGATTTAAAGAACTTGCTTATTTAAATCCAAATATAACAATTTCTTTTAAAGATGAAAGATCTGGAAAAAAAGAGGTATACCATTTTGAAGGTGGTCTTAAACAGTTTGTAGAGGATTTAAATAGAAAAAATGCAATTACTACACCTTTTTTAATTAGTGAAAAAATTGAAGATATCGAAGTAGATATTGCTTTGATGTATAACGATGGATATGATGAGAGAGTTTTAAGTTTTGTTAATAATATTAGGACTCCTGAAGGTGGAACCCATGAGAGTGGATTTAGAGCAGGATTAACAAGGGCAATTTCTAATTATATATCTCAAAATGCAAGTGCTAAAGAGAAAAATGTAAAAATTACTGGAGATGATGTTAGAGAAGGTTTAGTAGCTGTTGTTAGTGTTAAAGTACCTGAGCCTCAATTTGAGGGGCAAACAAAAGGGAAACTTGGATCTAGTTATGTAAGGCCATTGGTTCAAAAACTAACTTATGAAAAACTGACAAAATATTTTGAAGAAAATCCAATTGAAGCTAAAGCTATAATGAATAAGGCTTTAGCTGCTGCAAGAGGAAGAGAAGCTGCTAAAAAAGCAAGAGAACTTGTTAGAAGAAAAGATGCAATGACTGTTGGCACTCTGCCAGGGAAACTTGCAGATTGCCAAAGTAAAGATCCATCAATAAGTGAGCTTTTTTTAGTAGAGGGTGATAGTGCAGGAGGTAGTGCAAAGCAGGGTCGTGATAGAGTTTTTCAAGCAATTTTGCCACTTAAAGGTAAAATTTTAAATGTTGAAAAAGCCAGACTTGATAAGATTTTAAAATCTGATGAGATAAAAAATATGATAACAGCCCTTGGCTGTGGTATTGGTGAAGAGTTTGATGAGAATAAACTAAGATATCATAAAATAATTATTATGACTGATGCTGATGTTGATGGAAGCCATATACAAACACTTCTTTTAACATTTTTCTTTAGATTTTTAAAGCCTATTGTAGAAAAAGGTTATCTATATATTGCTCAGCCTCCATTATATAGATACAAAAAGGGTAAAAAAGAGGTATATTTAAAAGATGATGAAGAATTAAATGAATATTTAATTGAAAATGGAATTGACTCTTTGGAAGTAGAAGATATTGGCAAATATGATTTAATTGACTTTTTTAAACTTGTTGCACATTATAGAATGATATTAAAAGAGATTGAAAAAAGATACTCTTTGATTGAAGTAGTTAGATTTCTTATAGAAAATAGAGATCTATTGGCTCTTGGAAATAGAGATCTTTATAAAAAGATAGAAGAGTTTTTGAATGGATTAAATTTTAATATTTTATCTTCAAATATCAATGAAGAAAAAATTCATCTATATGTTCAAACTGATGAGGGTTTAGAGGAGATAATCATAGATGATGAACTCTTTACAAATCCTTTTTATGTTGAGGCTGTTTATATTCATGAAAAGATAGAAGAGAGAATTCCAGACAGTTTAAAAGAAAAAGATTTAATAGAACTTTTAGAAAAAGTTGAAAAAAGTGCAAAAAAAGGCGCATATATTCAAAGATATAAAGGTCTGGGTGAGATGAATCCAGAACAGCTATGGGAAACTACAATGGATCCTGAAAATAGAAGACTTCTTAGAGTTACAGTGGAAAATGCAGAAACTGCAAGTGAAGTATTTAGTCTATTTATGGGAGATGAAGTAGAGCCTAGAAAAAAATATATAGAAGAACATGCTAAAGATGTTAAACATTTGGATGTTTAA
- a CDS encoding bifunctional diguanylate cyclase/phosphodiesterase → MLSLDIERSNKFKLALRIGFPILLLISLILFIIFSEGGLTLTNFTILILTVFIIIYFIFFMIYEGLSQNILDPISKAFNREAIVKILQKNLNKNDPYSIILISVDNLSDINERYGVENGDKVLEKIAFIIDDFFKKKYKKNIPIGHYKGGEFLIGISDKEENLKKLIDEFIKKYDKTKINDIEVKLFAAISDKSYSKDIKKIIEYLYELYSNYLYRPVSKRVYIAKKKNIEANEFEKFIIETIENKNISIRFQPALNLKTKKYDLVEIIVKLIDNNGSIIHPSQFIPVVNRLGFEKKFDLLLIEKILETIEKKSLPLNIFYSFNVSPFSIRDRNFSNRVFDIFSKTNIPKDIIVLELFENRLYKDIRYYKHVIDLYKKEGFKIAFDNFGSLNASIEYIKEIKADFIHFDKYFTKMIDNEIYFNLLKYWIEFFESINTKTVVKFIDNKDYIKLFESLGADYIEGYAVAKPMDADELFTFLEEKR, encoded by the coding sequence ATGCTTTCATTAGATATTGAAAGAAGTAATAAATTCAAACTTGCTTTAAGGATAGGATTTCCTATCCTTCTTCTAATATCTTTAATCTTATTTATTATCTTTAGTGAAGGTGGTTTGACTCTAACAAATTTTACTATTTTAATTCTTACTGTTTTTATTATTATATATTTTATATTTTTTATGATTTATGAAGGATTATCACAAAATATTTTAGATCCTATATCTAAAGCTTTTAATAGAGAAGCAATTGTTAAAATCTTGCAAAAAAATTTAAATAAAAATGATCCATATAGTATTATTTTGATATCTGTAGATAATCTTTCTGATATAAATGAGAGATATGGTGTTGAAAATGGTGATAAAGTATTAGAAAAAATTGCATTTATCATTGATGATTTTTTTAAAAAAAAATATAAAAAAAATATTCCTATAGGTCATTATAAAGGTGGAGAATTTTTAATAGGTATTTCAGACAAAGAAGAAAACCTTAAAAAATTAATTGATGAGTTTATTAAAAAATATGACAAAACTAAGATAAATGATATAGAAGTAAAACTTTTTGCTGCAATTTCTGATAAAAGTTATAGTAAAGATATAAAAAAAATTATTGAATATCTTTATGAATTATATTCAAATTATCTATATAGGCCGGTTTCTAAAAGAGTTTATATTGCTAAAAAGAAAAATATTGAAGCAAATGAATTTGAAAAATTTATTATTGAAACTATAGAAAATAAAAATATTTCAATTAGATTTCAGCCTGCATTAAATCTTAAAACAAAAAAATATGATCTTGTTGAAATAATAGTAAAATTAATAGATAATAATGGCTCAATTATTCATCCTAGCCAATTTATTCCAGTAGTAAATAGACTTGGTTTTGAAAAGAAGTTTGATCTTTTGTTAATTGAAAAAATTTTAGAAACTATTGAAAAAAAATCTCTGCCTTTAAATATTTTTTATAGTTTTAATGTATCTCCATTTTCTATAAGAGATAGAAATTTTTCAAATAGAGTTTTTGATATTTTTTCAAAAACTAATATTCCAAAAGATATTATAGTTTTAGAACTTTTTGAAAATAGATTATATAAAGATATAAGATATTATAAACATGTAATAGATCTATATAAAAAAGAGGGATTTAAAATAGCATTTGATAATTTTGGCTCACTTAATGCTTCAATTGAATATATAAAAGAGATAAAAGCAGATTTTATTCATTTTGATAAATATTTTACTAAAATGATAGATAATGAGATATATTTTAATCTTTTAAAATATTGGATAGAGTTTTTTGAATCAATTAATACAAAAACTGTTGTTAAATTTATTGATAACAAAGATTATATAAAACTTTTTGAAAGTTTGGGTGCTGATTATATTGAAGGATATGCAGTTGCAAAACCTATGGATGCAGATGAACTTTTCACATTTTTAGAGGAGAAAAGATGA
- the queF gene encoding preQ(1) synthase translates to MKYGEKIVKEFDVEKDLEIWPNKHKKNYKISITLPEFTCLCPRSGYPDFATIYLEYIPNEWVVELKAIKLYINSFRDRYISHEDSTNEIFDTLYDKLKPKWMKITADFNPRGNVHTIIEIDSEKLEKSL, encoded by the coding sequence ATGAAATATGGAGAAAAAATTGTAAAAGAGTTTGATGTTGAAAAAGATTTAGAGATTTGGCCTAATAAGCATAAAAAAAATTATAAAATCTCTATAACTCTTCCAGAATTTACATGTCTTTGTCCAAGAAGTGGATATCCAGATTTTGCAACAATCTATTTAGAATATATTCCAAATGAGTGGGTAGTAGAATTAAAAGCTATAAAACTTTATATAAACTCTTTTAGAGATAGATATATTTCTCACGAAGACAGTACAAATGAGATTTTTGATACATTATATGATAAATTGAAGCCAAAATGGATGAAAATAACTGCTGATTTTAATCCAAGAGGAAATGTTCATACTATTATAGAAATAGATAGTGAGAAATTAGAAAAGAGTCTTTAG
- the ilvD gene encoding dihydroxy-acid dehydratase, with product MRSDEIKKGYQRAPHRSLLRATGLKDEDFDKPFIGVANSFIEIIPGHFFLNKYAAIIKDEIRKCGCVPFEFNTIGVDDGIAMGHDGMLYSLPSREIIANSIETVMNAHKLDALICIPNCDKITPGMIMGALRVDVPTIFVSGGPMKAGHLPDGTPIDLATAFEAVGKVAEGKMSEEELYQIECAACPSGGSCSGMFTANSMNTLMEAMGIALKGNGTILALTPEREELLRKAARRICEIAKDEKLTNEYKIKNILNEKAIHNAFVVDMAMGGSTNTVLHMMAIAKEAGVDFDLSKLNEISKHVAHIAKISPSLQTVHMEDINRAGGVSAVMKEASKRSDTVLYLDNLVIEGGTIGDRIKDAKIIDTSIIHKVENPYSEVGGLAILYGNLATEGAVVKTAGIDPNMREFTGRAICFDSQQEAIDGIIGGKVKPGHVVVIRYEGPKGGPGMQEMLSPTSLIAGMDLGDKVALITDGRFSGATRGASIGHVSPEAAEGGVIGLLKDGDEIYINVDTYTLEVSLSEKELEERRKNFKPKVKDIKGRWLRQYRALVTNAANGAVLKDEC from the coding sequence ATGCGAAGTGATGAGATAAAAAAAGGTTATCAAAGAGCACCTCATAGAAGTTTATTAAGAGCAACAGGATTAAAAGATGAAGATTTTGATAAACCATTTATTGGTGTTGCTAATTCATTTATAGAGATAATTCCAGGGCACTTTTTTTTAAATAAATATGCAGCAATTATAAAAGATGAGATTAGAAAATGTGGATGTGTTCCTTTTGAATTTAATACAATTGGTGTAGATGATGGTATTGCTATGGGACATGATGGAATGTTATATAGTTTACCAAGTAGAGAAATTATTGCAAACTCTATTGAAACTGTTATGAATGCTCATAAACTTGATGCACTTATATGTATTCCAAACTGTGATAAGATTACTCCTGGAATGATTATGGGTGCTTTGAGAGTAGATGTTCCAACAATTTTTGTTAGCGGTGGACCAATGAAAGCTGGACATTTGCCAGATGGTACTCCTATTGATTTAGCAACTGCATTTGAAGCTGTTGGAAAGGTTGCTGAAGGGAAAATGAGCGAAGAAGAACTTTATCAGATAGAGTGTGCAGCATGTCCAAGTGGTGGAAGTTGTTCTGGAATGTTTACTGCAAACTCTATGAATACATTAATGGAAGCTATGGGAATAGCTCTAAAAGGAAATGGAACAATTTTAGCACTAACACCAGAGAGAGAAGAGCTTTTAAGAAAAGCTGCAAGAAGAATTTGTGAAATTGCAAAAGATGAAAAATTAACAAATGAGTATAAAATAAAAAATATTTTAAATGAGAAAGCTATCCATAATGCATTTGTTGTTGATATGGCTATGGGTGGAAGTACAAATACAGTTCTTCATATGATGGCAATTGCAAAAGAGGCTGGAGTTGATTTTGATTTAAGTAAACTTAATGAAATTAGTAAACATGTTGCTCATATTGCAAAAATATCTCCATCACTTCAAACAGTTCATATGGAAGATATTAATAGAGCAGGTGGTGTTAGTGCAGTTATGAAAGAGGCAAGCAAAAGAAGCGATACAGTTTTATATCTTGATAACTTAGTAATTGAAGGTGGTACAATAGGTGATAGAATAAAAGATGCAAAAATTATTGATACTTCAATAATTCATAAAGTAGAAAATCCTTATAGTGAAGTTGGAGGACTTGCGATTTTATATGGAAATTTAGCTACTGAGGGTGCAGTTGTAAAAACAGCTGGAATTGATCCAAATATGAGAGAATTTACAGGCCGTGCAATCTGTTTTGATTCTCAGCAAGAAGCAATTGATGGAATTATAGGAGGAAAAGTAAAACCTGGTCATGTGGTAGTTATAAGATATGAAGGACCAAAAGGTGGACCTGGAATGCAAGAGATGCTATCACCTACAAGTTTAATTGCTGGAATGGATTTAGGTGATAAAGTAGCTCTTATTACAGATGGCAGATTTAGTGGAGCAACAAGAGGTGCAAGTATTGGACATGTTTCTCCAGAAGCAGCAGAAGGTGGAGTTATAGGACTTTTAAAAGATGGAGATGAGATATATATAAATGTTGATACATATACATTGGAAGTAAGCTTGAGTGAAAAAGAGTTAGAAGAGAGAAGGAAAAATTTTAAACCAAAAGTCAAAGATATAAAAGGCAGATGGCTTAGACAATATAGAGCTCTTGTTACAAATGCAGCAAATGGTGCGGTATTAAAAGATGAGTGTTAA
- the rsgA gene encoding ribosome small subunit-dependent GTPase A, producing the protein MSVKGLVTYRSAAASRVTIFDSFKIYPSIIRKKLKKLKLYAGDFVEGEIVDDKFVIEKIYERKNLLTRPPVANVDNVLIVVAIKNPDFDNYLLDNFLAVYEYKQIEPVIIFNKIDLLSDKSELKKWMEIYKKIGYETHALSAKENSAIEKIKDYIKGQISILAGPSGVGKSTILSKILDIPIKTKDISNKLKRGRHTTTAVTLYRFNENSFIADTPGFSKVEATYFMEKKDVRLYFREFLNYSCKFPDCTHTSEPGCKVKEAVLKGEISCERFKSYLKIMNYFWEELPC; encoded by the coding sequence ATGAGTGTTAAAGGACTTGTTACTTACCGCAGCGCTGCTGCGAGTAGGGTAACTATTTTTGATAGTTTTAAAATATATCCTTCAATAATTCGTAAAAAATTAAAAAAATTAAAACTTTATGCCGGAGATTTTGTTGAAGGTGAAATTGTAGATGATAAATTTGTAATTGAAAAAATTTATGAGCGAAAAAATCTCCTTACTCGCCCACCTGTAGCAAATGTTGATAATGTTTTGATAGTGGTAGCAATTAAAAATCCAGATTTTGATAACTATTTGCTTGATAATTTTTTGGCAGTCTATGAATACAAGCAGATTGAACCTGTTATTATTTTTAATAAAATCGATCTTTTATCAGATAAAAGTGAACTAAAAAAATGGATGGAAATATATAAAAAAATAGGTTATGAAACACATGCTCTAAGTGCTAAAGAAAATAGTGCAATTGAAAAAATAAAAGATTATATAAAAGGGCAAATCTCAATTCTTGCAGGACCAAGTGGAGTAGGAAAAAGCACAATTCTTTCAAAAATTTTAGATATTCCTATAAAAACAAAAGATATAAGCAATAAATTAAAAAGAGGTCGCCATACTACAACTGCTGTAACTCTTTATAGATTCAATGAAAACTCTTTTATTGCAGATACTCCAGGATTTAGTAAAGTTGAGGCTACATATTTTATGGAGAAAAAGGATGTAAGATTATATTTTAGAGAATTTTTAAATTATTCTTGCAAATTTCCAGATTGTACACATACAAGTGAGCCAGGATGTAAAGTAAAAGAGGCGGTATTAAAAGGTGAAATATCTTGTGAGAGATTTAAAAGCTATCTAAAAATTATGAACTATTTTTGGGAAGAGCTTCCTTGTTAG
- a CDS encoding fumarylacetoacetate hydrolase family protein, translating to MHSINFQNQKLTPCKIVCIGRNYVEHIKELNNEIPDEPVYFIKPNSAIGDRLIARKGLHYEAEICFLIEDKKIAGVGFGFDLTLRNIQSKLKAKGLPWERAKAFKNSAIFSKFVAIKDWQGLEIELYKNGELVQKGSVELMIYKPDFLIKDIDNIFGLDDGDIIMSGTPKGVGEVKAGDIFEGKILQNGKILIDVNYKANKEALPKNSS from the coding sequence TTGCATAGTATAAATTTTCAAAACCAAAAATTAACTCCTTGCAAAATAGTCTGTATTGGCAGAAACTATGTTGAACATATCAAAGAGCTAAATAATGAAATTCCAGATGAGCCAGTCTATTTCATCAAGCCAAATTCTGCAATTGGTGATAGACTTATAGCAAGAAAAGGGCTTCATTATGAAGCAGAGATTTGCTTTTTGATAGAAGATAAAAAGATAGCTGGTGTTGGATTTGGATTTGATTTGACTTTAAGAAATATCCAATCAAAACTAAAAGCAAAAGGTCTTCCTTGGGAGAGGGCAAAAGCTTTTAAAAATTCTGCTATTTTTAGTAAATTTGTAGCGATTAAAGATTGGCAAGGATTGGAAATTGAACTTTATAAAAATGGTGAGCTTGTTCAAAAAGGCTCAGTGGAGCTTATGATATATAAACCAGATTTTTTGATAAAAGATATCGATAATATTTTTGGGCTTGATGATGGAGATATCATTATGAGCGGAACTCCAAAAGGAGTGGGTGAAGTAAAAGCTGGAGATATCTTTGAAGGAAAAATTTTACAAAATGGTAAAATTTTAATTGATGTAAATTACAAAGCTAACAAGGAAGCTCTTCCCAAAAATAGTTCATAA